Below is a genomic region from Medicago truncatula cultivar Jemalong A17 chromosome 3, MtrunA17r5.0-ANR, whole genome shotgun sequence.
TCTAATAGTGTGGCTGGTGATGATAGGGTAGGAAACTTGGAAAAAAGGTTTGAGGCGGTGCACAAAGAGTTAAAGACTATCCGTGGTAAAGAAATGTTCAGTCAGAATGTGAATGACCTCTGCTTGGTTCCAGATGTGGTGATACCTCATAAGTTTAAAATGCCGATCTTTGAAAAGTACACAGGGGATACTTGCCCTGAGATGCACTTAGTCACATATGTCAGGAAGATGGTAGCTCACAAGAATAATGAGCCTCTGCTTATTCACTGTTTCCAGGACAGTTTGACTGGTCCCGCACACACATGGTATATGAATTTGAAGGGCATCACAACCTTTGAGGAATTGGCCAATGCTTTCATCCAACAGTACAAGTATAACTCTTATCTGGCACCTAACCGGAAAGAACTGCAATCTATGACTCAGGGTGATAAGGAATCTTTCAAGGAATACGCTCAACGCTTCATTCAAAAGTCTGCTCAAATCCGTCCGCCTCTGGATGAAAGAGAAGTGTCCGATCTATTCTATGAGACTCTGAGCCCTTTCTACTCAGAGAAGATGCTTGGTTGTGCTTCACAAAAGTTTACTGATATGGTAGATATGGGTGTGCGCATTGAAGATTGGGTCCGTAAGGGACGTGTGAGTAAAGATGGTGCTTCTTCAGGTGGTTCATCTAATGGTAATAGGAAGTTCGGAAATGGGTCCTCAAAGAAGAATGCTCAAGAGGTTGGTATGGTGGCCCATGGCGGATCCCAGCCTATATACCCTAGCTACCCCTATGTTGCTAACATTCCACCACCTACCCTAACTCCACAAAATCCAAACTATCAACTACAAAGGCCTCAAGCACCCCATCCATATTATCCACCACTATATCAACCACAACCTTATCAACCCCAACCGTTTTATCAACAACCATACTATCCCCCACCACCTCAACAACAACAGCCTCGCCCTCGAGCTCAACAACAACATACTCGCCCTCAAAGAAACCAATTTCCCCCTATCCCCATGACATATGAAGCCTTGTTACCTTCCTTGCTTGCCCGAGGTCTTGTTCAGACCCTACCACCTCCTCGTGTGCAGAACCCTTTACCCCCTTGGTTCCGTGCTGATCGAAAttgtgccttccatcaaggggcaccaggaCACGACATTGAACACTGTTACCCCCTTAAAGAGGCAGTTCAAAAGTTGATTCACAACAAAGATTTATCCTTCACTGACACGAACCCTGCTGCTCCAGACCATCCTTTGCCACCCCATGGGCCTACTGTTAACATGGTTGAAGATTATCAAGAAAGGGGTCTTGTCACTCGCTCTCAGGATATCAAAACTCCGTTGGTTCCATTACATGTGAAGATGTGTGAGGCAGCTATGTTTAGCCATAATCATAATAGTTGTGAGGTATGTTCTGTGGATCCCCGCGGTTGCGCGCAGGTTCAAGATGATGTGCAAGGGCTAATGGATCGGGAAGAGCTGGTTGTCACAAGGGAAGAGAAGAGTGTCTGTGTTGTAATCCCTGTGTTCAAGGATAGTGCGAAACCAATTGATGGTGTTACTCCGGTGTTCAAGGACAGTTCCAAGCCAGCTGTCGCTCCTCTGGTAATTTGTGTGCCGAGACCCAAGCCGTTTTTCTCTCAAAACGCCATGCCGTATAATTATGAACCTATAAGCATAGAGAATGGTAAAGAAATATCCTGGAGTCCCTCAACTTCCGTGAGTAACATTGCAGAGAATAGTCAAATTCTGAGAAGTGGACGCATCCTTCCGGCAGTTGTGCAAGCAAAGAAGAAAGCTCCGGTGATAGAGTCAGTGCCAATACCAGATCCTAGCAAGGGTAAGAGTATGGTTCAACCTGGTGAAACTGATAATGATGAGATTTTGAAGCTGATCAagaaaagtgattataagatagTGGATCAGTTATTGCAGACTCCATCAAAGATTTCTATCATGTCACTATTGACAAGCTCTGATGCTCATAGGGATGCATTGATGAAAGTGTTGAATCAAGCCTACGTAGACCATGACGTGACTTTGGGTCAATTTGGGAGCATTGTTGGAAATGTGACGGCATGCAACAATCTgagtttcagtgatgaagaccTCCCAGTGGAGGGGAAGAACCATAAtatggccttgcatatctctgTTATGTGCAAAACGGATTCTTTGTCCAATGTCTTGATAGATACCGGTTCTTCCCTCAATGTGATGGCAAAGACGACCTTTGATAAATTGACATATTCAGATGGATTCATTAGGCCTAGTTGTGTATCAGTAAGGGCATTTGATGGATCCAGGAAGACGGTATGGGGAGAAGTAGATTTACCTATCACTGTTGGGCCCCAAGAGTTTAAAGTTACATTCCAGATAATGGATATTCAAGCTTCCTACAGCTGTTTACTTGGTAGACCATGGATTCATGAAGCCGGGGCAGTAACATCCACCCTTCATCAAAAGTTAAAGTTTGTGAGTCGTGGAAAACTTGTTACAGTAAGTGGGGAATCAGCTTTTTTGGTTAGCCATTTGTCGTCTTTTTCCTTCATTGGTGGTGAAAGTCCGGATGGAACGTCATTCCAAGGGCTTTCGGTCGAAAGCGGTACTACAAGAGGTGAAACATGCATGGCCTCTCtaaaggatgctcagagagtaATTCAAGAAGGAAAAGCAGAAGGTTGGGGGAAGTTAGTACAGTTGCCTGAGAACAAGCGCAAGGAAGGTCTGGGTTTCTCCGGCAATAATCAAGTGATGTTCGACCCAACTAGAGGTACTTTTCACAGTGCTGGATTCATTAATGCGCCACCTGAAACTAATGCAATCTTGGAAGATCAATCAGAAGAGGTGGCACCTGACTTTGTGACTCCGGGTGGAAACTGCTGCAATTGGATTGCTGTTGACATCCCTTCTGCGATACCTCTTTCTAAGTAatgtgtttgtcttttttgttgcttttttaagaaaactcctttCGTCCTACCCCAGACGAAAGTGAAATCTTGTAGGGTTTGTTTTTGctttgagtttattttcagtatTAATGAAAATTGTCGTTTCTGTCACGgccgttattttattttagtgctttttctggaaaaatggtaatacaaaaaaccaaaaaacttgttctctttttcttttaaaaaaaaaaaaatatcaatttcaaaGGTCTGCATTCACTCTTTTGCtaaaaaatcaatcatgaatcatatgCAGACTGAACATACATGAGCCCGTTGAACATAGTGACCCTATGCTGCcttccaactttgagttcccagTTTACGAAGCTTGGGTagaagaggatgaagagatTCCCGATGAGCTCCGATGGATGTTAGAGCAAGAAAGAAAAGCCTTTCAGCCTCACAAGGAAGAAATAGAGTTAATCAACCTGGGCACTGAggatgataaaaaagaaattaagattGGAGCGTCGTTGGAGGCGTCTGTCAAGAAAAAGATAATTGAGCTTCTCAGAGAGTATGATGATATATTTGCATGGTCCTACAAAGACATGCCGGGGTTAGACCATGATGTTGTGGAACACCGTTTGCCTTTAAAGCCCGAGTGTCCTCCAGTCAAGCAGAAGTTAAGAAgatctcatccagatatggctctcaagatcaaagaggaagtgCGAAAGCAAATTGATGCAGGTTTCTTGATTACCTCTGAATATCCTCAATGGTTGGCCAACATAGTGCCcgttccaaagaaagatggtaaggtcagaatgtgtgttgactatCGGGATTTGAACAAAGCTAGTCCGAAGGATGATTTCCCTTTACCTCACATTGATGTATTGGTTGATAGTACTGCTAGATGCAAGGtattctccttcatggatggattCTCCGGGTATAACCAGATCAAGATGGCTCcagaagatagagaaaagacgtcgtTCATCACGCCTTGGGGCGCGTTCTGCTACTTAGTAATGCCGTTTGGGttgataaatgctggtgccactTACCAGAGAGGCATGACTAAAATATTCCACGATATGATACATAAAGAGATTGAAgtgtatgtggatgacatgattgtcaAATCAGgtactgaagaagaacatgttgagtatttgttgaagatgttccaacggttgagaaagtacaaactCCGTTTGAATCCTAATAAGTGTACCTTCGGTGTTAGATCCGGCAAGCTCTTGGGTTTTATTGTCAGCCAGAAGGGTATTGAAGTGGATCCCGACAAAGTCAAAGCTATCAGGGAAATGCCTGCTCCAAAGACAGAGAAACAAGTTAGAGGTTTTCTAGGAAGACTGAACTACATCTCCAGATTCATCTCTCATATGACTGCCACATGTGGGCCGATATTCAAGTTACTCCGTAAAGATCAAGGGATTGTTTGGACGGAAGATTGCCAGAAAGCTTTTGACAGCATCAAAGGGTATTTGTTAGGACCCCCGATTCTTGTCCCTCCGGTCGAAGGgaggcctttgatcatgtatttgactGTGTTAGAAGATTCTATGGGCTGTGTGTTGGGTCAACAAGacgagactggaaagaaagagcacgcCATTTACTACTTGAGTAAGAAGTTTACTGATTGTGAGTCCCGATATTCTATGCTTGAGAAAACCTGTTGCGCTTTGGCATGGGCTGCTAAGCGTCTTCGTCACTATATGGTTAATCACactacttggttgatatccaaaatggatccgatcaagtacATTTTTGAGAAGCCGGCTTTAACAGGAAGAATTGCTCGTTGGCAGATgttattgtccgagtatgaCATTGTCTACCGCACTCAGAAAGCCATCAAAGGTAGTATTCTTGCTGACCATTTAGCTCATCAACCAATTGAAGATTATCAGCCTATCAAGTTTGATTTTccagatgaagagatcatgtatttgaagaTGAAAGATTGTGACGAACCATTGTTCGGTGAAGGTCCTGATCCAGACTCTAAgtggggtttgatatttgatggggcCGTTAATGTCTATGGTAATGGAATAGGGGCGGTTATCCTTACTCCAAAGGGTACTCACATTCCTTTCACTGCAAGACTCCGGTTTGATTGCACCAACAACATTGCAGAATATGAAGCTTGCATCATGggtattgaagaagccattgactTGAGGATCAAAAATATTGACATATATGGAGATTCAGCTCTTGTgattaaccagatcaaaggaaaatgggaaACTCACCATGATGGTTTGGTACCTTACAGAGACTATGCAAGACGTTTGTTGACTTTCTTCAACAAGGTGGAACTGCACCACATTCCTCGGgatgagaatcaaatggcaGATGCCCTAGCTACTTTATCTTCAATGATCAAAGTGAATCATGGCAATGATGTGCCGCTGATCAGTGTCAAATTCCTTGATAGGCCTGCTTATGTGTTTGCAGCCGAAGCAGTTTTCGATGATAAGCCGTGGTTTCATGATATTAAGGTGTTTCTTCAAACTCAAGAGTACCCTCCTGGGGCATCCCGTAAAGATAAGAGAACTTTAAGAAGATTGTCTGGTAACTTCTTTCTAAGTGGAGATGTTTTGTACAAAAGGAACTTTGATTCAGTTTTGCTCCGATGTGTGGACCGACGAGAAGCAgatttattaatgcatgagatACATGAAGGCTCATTTGGGACCCATTCTAGTGGATATTCAATGGCTAAGAAAGCATTGAGGGCAGGCTACTACTGGATAACAATGCATGCTGATTGCCATCACTATGCCAAGAAATGTCACAAGTGCCAGATTTATGCAGATAAGATTCATGTACCACCGTCTATGCTCAACGTTATCTCGTCTCCGTGGCcgttctctatgtggggcattgataTGATTGGTCGGATCGAACCAAAAGCTTCCAATGGACATCGTTTCATACTAGTGGccattgactacttcaccaagtgggttgaagcggcTTCTTatgccaatgtgaccaagcaggtGGTGGTCCGgtttatcaagaacaatatcatatGTCGCTATGGTGTCCCTAACAAGATTATCACGGATAATGGTACGAATTTGAACAATAAGATGATGAAGGAATTATGTGATGTTTTCaagattgagcatcataactcttctccttatagaccccagatgaatggtgcagtcgaagctgcaaacaagaatatcaagaaaaTTGTGCAGAAGATGGTGGTCACCtataaggactggcatgagatgttaccctatgctttGTATGGTTACCGTACTTCAGTGCGtacttcaacaggggcaacccctttttcCTTGGTGTATGGTACGGAAGCGATACTTCCTGTAGAAGTTGAAATCCCGTCTTTGAGAGTCTTGATGGAAGCTGAGTTGTCAGAGGCTGAATGGTGTCAGAATAGGTacgatcagttgaatttgattgaggagaAGCGCATGGCTGCTTTGTGTCACGGACAACTATATCAGACAAGGATGAAACAAGCATTTGAtaagaaggttcgtccccgtgaaTTTAAAGAAGGAGACCTAGTAGTCAAGAGTATCAAGTCTTTTCAACCAGACCCTAGGGGCAAGTGGACACCTAATTATGAAGGTCCCTATGTAGTGAAGAGAGCtttctctggtggtgctttaattcttacaaccATGGATGGAGAGGATTTACCTCGTCctgtgaattctgatgcagtcaagaaatactttgtctaaatgtttataaaagaacagctcggtaggttgaaaacccgaaagggcggcctaaaccaaaaatgagcgtctcggtggactgaaaacccgaaagggcggtccaggcaaaaattagagacaaaaaaaaaaaaaaaaaaatatatatcctgatagattgaaaacccgcaagggcgatctatgcaaaattTAAGGATTATGACAAGTAACTGCATCAGATGAAGCATCATTCACTTGGGGCACCTAAGCCGTCAAAAGATCTTCGATATTGAAGCAATCGAAATAGTGGAATCCAAAGTTGGTAGGAAGTAtgatggttattgtgttcaatgtaccttccCCATATTAATTACCATGTTCCAAACTTTGTGATCTGTGGTGCCATACCTTTGGTTGGttaccatttattttaaatcaatttgagccCGTGCCTTTTATTTGAAGTTCCTATTTATTCTATGTGCAAGTACTCTTCCATTTTTACTGTTAATACTTGAggtaaaaactttgaaaattccttttaaaaaaaaaaaaaaatctttatgttttcttttggaaaaagcaaaattgacaaacattttatctttaattCACGTATCGTAGAAACATGTGTCAATGTTCGATTCAAAAGCACGGGTATGGTCattgctaaaaaaatataaaagaaaaaaaagaaaaaaatgaactcgctaagttgaaaacccgaaagggcggcttaggcaaaaaagagcatcccggtggattgaaaacccgaaagggcagtccaggcaaaagttagggatttcaaaGTATACCAAAGGAAAAGCAATGACTATTTGAAGCATGAGCTTGTGAAAGTACTCCAGTTCAAtccagaaatggcgacttcggCTAGTGGTCTGACTATTGGTTCATTGCCCCATCAGTGTTTTGCTTAAAGGGTTGTGCCCTGATGAAGATTACCGGGTTGTTTGTACTATGGTACCGGGCCATTTCCGTTCTGGACCTGCCCAATCACCCCTCAAAAATCTTGCCATTGTATTGTCATATGTgtctcatacatattcattcattcatgcatagatAGCAcgcatacaaatatcattcatgtATGGTTGCATTATTACCAGGTGTCTTATTTCAGTGTGTCCCGTAAAAAGTATCTTCCCCAATGTGTTTAATTCAAGGTTGTCACCAGTTAAAGCTTATTTCAAGTGGCAG
It encodes:
- the LOC112422473 gene encoding uncharacterized protein yields the protein MAAAEQTNNDLREEVSSLKEGMEKITAMMMDMMAAQAQASQAKIVQTVQGDVEVSQPAGSTATISTTQPLVNQFSSGDMTNMYSSGFRPTGSLGSSIPPQYHMPPGYPWGMPLANNEGVRHNAPEMQFPFGHQQTPFYQSGQPFPQATMTYAGPLVHAAHQEEEQVYHSNSVAGDDRVGNLEKRFEAVHKELKTIRGKEMFSQNVNDLCLVPDVVIPHKFKMPIFEKYTGDTCPEMHLVTYVRKMVAHKNNEPLLIHCFQDSLTGPAHTWYMNLKGITTFEELANAFIQQYKYNSYLAPNRKELQSMTQGDKESFKEYAQRFIQKSAQIRPPLDEREVSDLFYETLSPFYSEKMLGCASQKFTDMVDMGVRIEDWVRKGRVSKDGASSGGSSNGNRKFGNGSSKKNAQEVGMVAHGGSQPIYPSYPYVANIPPPTLTPQNPNYQLQRPQAPHPYYPPLYQPQPYQPQPFYQQPYYPPPPQQQQPRPRAQQQHTRPQRNQFPPIPMTYEALLPSLLARGLVQTLPPPRVQNPLPPWFRADRNCAFHQGAPGHDIEHCYPLKEAVQKLIHNKDLSFTDTNPAAPDHPLPPHGPTVNMVEDYQERGLVTRSQDIKTPLVPLHVKMCEAAMFSHNHNSCEVCSVDPRGCAQVQDDVQGLMDREELVVTREEKSVCVVIPVFKDSAKPIDGVTPVFKDSSKPAVAPLVICVPRPKPFFSQNAMPYNYEPISIENGKEISWSPSTSVSNIAENSQILRSGRILPAVVQAKKKAPVIESVPIPDPSKGKSMVQPGETDNDEILKLIKKSDYKIVDQLLQTPSKISIMSLLTSSDAHRDALMKVLNQAYVDHDVTLGQFGSIVGNVTACNNLSFSDEDLPVEGKNHNMALHISVMCKTDSLSNVLIDTGSSLNVMAKTTFDKLTYSDGFIRPSCVSVRAFDGSRKTVWGEVDLPITVGPQEFKVTFQIMDIQASYSCLLGRPWIHEAGAVTSTLHQKLKFVSRGKLVTVSGESAFLVSHLSSFSFIGGESPDGTSFQGLSVESGTTRGETCMASLKDAQRVIQEGKAEGWGKLVQLPENKRKEGLGFSGNNQVMFDPTRGTFHSAGFINAPPETNAILEDQSEEVAPDFVTPGGNCCNWIAVDIPSAIPLSKLNIHEPVEHSDPMLPSNFEFPVYEAWVEEDEEIPDELRWMLEQERKAFQPHKEEIELINLGTEDDKKEIKIGASLEASVKKKIIELLREYDDIFAWSYKDMPGLDHDVVEHRLPLKPECPPVKQKLRRSHPDMALKIKEEVRKQIDAGFLITSEYPQWLANIVPVPKKDGKVRMCVDYRDLNKASPKDDFPLPHIDVLVDSTARCKVFSFMDGFSGYNQIKMAPEDREKTSFITPWGAFCYLVMPFGLINAGATYQRGMTKIFHDMIHKEIEVYVDDMIVKSGTEEEHVESGKLLGFIVSQKGIEVDPDKVKAIREMPAPKTEKQVRGFLGRLNYISRFISHMTATCGPIFKLLRKDQGIVWTEDCQKAFDSIKGYLLGPPILVPPVEGRPLIMYLTVLEDSMGCVLGQQDETGKKEHAIYYLSKKFTDCESRYSMLEKTCCALAWAAKRLRHYMVNHTTWLISKMDPIKYIFEKPALTGRIARWQMLLSEYDIVYRTQKAIKGSILADHLAHQPIEDYQPIKFDFPDEEIMYLKMKDCDEPLFGEGPDPDSKWGLIFDGAVNVYGNGIGAVILTPKGTHIPFTARLRFDCTNNIAEYEACIMGIEEAIDLRIKNIDIYGDSALVINQIKGKWETHHDGLVPYRDYARRLLTFFNKVELHHIPRDENQMADALATLSSMIKVNHGNDVPLISVKFLDRPAYVFAAEAVFDDKPWFHDIKVFLQTQEYPPGASRKDKRTLRRLSGNFFLSGDVLYKRNFDSVLLRCVDRREADLLMHEIHEGSFGTHSSGYSMAKKALRAGYYWITMHADCHHYAKKCHKCQIYADKIHVPPSMLNVISSPWPFSMWGIDMIGRIEPKASNGHRFILVAIDYFTKWVEAASYANVTKQVVVRFIKNNIICRYGVPNKIITDNGTNLNNKMMKELCDVFKIEHHNSSPYRPQMNGAVEAANKNIKKIVQKMVVTYKDWHEMLPYALYGYRTSVRTSTGATPFSLVYGTEAILPVEVEIPSLRVLMEAELSEAEWCQNRYDQLNLIEEKRMAALCHGQLYQTRMKQAFDKKVRPREFKEGDLVVKSIKSFQPDPRGKWTPNYEGPYVVKRAFSGGALILTTMDGEDLPRPVNSDAVKKYWLCPDEDYRVVCTMVPGHFRSGPAQSPLKNLAIVLSYVSHTYSFIHA